From one Melioribacteraceae bacterium genomic stretch:
- a CDS encoding toll/interleukin-1 receptor domain-containing protein: MAKLFFSYSHKDEELRNELETHLALLKRQGVISSWHDRRIIAGSELDKTISTELETANIILLLISAHFLASDYCYEKEMMRAVEKHNEGDAKVIPVILHPCDWHSAPFGNLRATPTDGKPVSMFANQHEAFSIIAKDVREAAESMTEKNDSMIKTKDDSQTKIGNTPKERSSNLRIKKKFDDQEKDEFIENSYEYILRYFEGSLEELRKRNTQIKTKLKRVSATSFSAFIYDNGERVAQCSIYYGESSFRSQEIAYSNAAEVNRKSYNETMRIVEDGYTLQLKPLGMQMFGRQQTETYTQEGAAEYYWSIFISVLQEQ; this comes from the coding sequence ATGGCAAAACTATTTTTTTCATACTCGCACAAAGATGAAGAATTAAGGAATGAATTAGAAACTCATTTAGCTTTACTGAAACGACAAGGAGTTATTTCATCTTGGCACGATAGAAGAATTATTGCCGGCAGTGAATTGGATAAAACTATTAGTACTGAGTTAGAAACAGCAAACATAATACTACTTTTAATAAGTGCTCATTTTTTAGCATCCGATTACTGCTATGAAAAAGAAATGATGCGGGCAGTAGAAAAACACAATGAAGGAGACGCAAAAGTAATACCGGTAATATTACATCCTTGTGACTGGCATTCTGCACCATTCGGTAATCTTAGAGCAACACCCACTGATGGTAAACCCGTTTCAATGTTTGCTAATCAACATGAAGCATTCTCAATTATTGCAAAGGATGTTCGAGAGGCAGCAGAATCAATGACTGAGAAAAATGATAGTATGATAAAAACTAAAGATGATTCTCAAACGAAGATTGGTAATACTCCAAAAGAACGATCGAGCAATCTAAGAATTAAAAAGAAATTTGATGATCAAGAAAAAGATGAGTTTATTGAAAATAGTTATGAGTATATCTTACGTTATTTTGAAGGTTCGCTGGAAGAATTAAGAAAGAGAAATACACAAATAAAAACAAAATTAAAAAGAGTTAGTGCGACAAGTTTTTCTGCTTTTATATATGATAACGGTGAACGTGTTGCACAATGTTCAATTTATTATGGCGAAAGTAGTTTTAGGTCACAAGAAATAGCATATTCTAATGCCGCAGAAGTTAATAGGAAGAGCTATAATGAAACAATGAGAATTGTAGAAGATGGATATACACTGCAATTGAAACCACTTGGAATGCAAATGTTTGGTAGACAACAAACGGAAACGTATACACAAGAAGGTGCTGCAGAATATTATTGGAGTATTTTTATTAGTGTACTTCAAGAACAATAA